CGAGCTGACGCACGGCACGGTGCACGTCGGCAAGATCAGCATCGAGACGCACCTGCTCGACTACGAGCGGCGCCGCGTGTGGGGTTTGACCGGCCGCATCCTGCGCGATTTCGTCGACGCCTGGAACGACGCGGCGAACCCGTTGCGCTCGGCGATCGAAGGCGCGCTCGCCGCGTGAAGCGCGCGCTTGCACTCGCCGCCACGCTGGCGTGCATCGCCGCGCTGCGCACGTCGGCGCGGGCCGAGTGGCGCCCGCCCGACTTGCGCCCGACGAAGACGCCGCTGGCCGAGGTGCTTGCGGCCTACACGAAAGGAACCGGTGCGCTCGATTCGCGCTTCGCGCAGCGGCGCGAGCGCTGGACGTACGTCAACGGCCCGCGCCGGCTTCCGGTGCGCGTCGCCGTGCTGAACGACGATTTTCGCGCGAACGTCGAGCTGAACGGCGCGGAATACGCCGGCGGACGGTGGAACGGCGTGCGCTGGCGCGCCGACGCGAACGGGATCGCGCACGGGACGCTCTCCGACGATCAGGGCGACGCGGTCGATCGTCTTCCGCAGAGCGTCTTTCCGTTCGCGACGAGCGAGTGCGAGCTGGCCGGCGAGTCGGAGAAGTTCGCCCCCGCGTGGGTTCTCGCCGATCGCGCGCCGCACGACAGGCCGCACTGGCTCTACGTCGACAAAACGTCCGGCTTGATCTCGCACGAGGTCACCCGCGAAGGCGCGCGCACGATCGTCACCTCGTTCGAAGACTTCGAGCCGCTCGGAACGCTGCGCCGGCCGCGCCGCTGGCACGTCACCGACGGCAACCGCACGAACGACCTCGACGTGCGCGTCGACGCGATCGAACCCGCGCAGCTGGCGCCCCGCGATGTCGCGATCCCGCCGACGCAGCGGACGTTCCGCGCGCCGAACGCGCGCGACGGCACCGTCGTGCTCCCTGTCCATTTCCGCGGCCGCACGATCTTCGTCGACGCCGGCGTCGACGGCCGGCGCGCG
The Candidatus Eremiobacterota bacterium genome window above contains:
- a CDS encoding retropepsin-like domain-containing protein; this translates as MKRALALAATLACIAALRTSARAEWRPPDLRPTKTPLAEVLAAYTKGTGALDSRFAQRRERWTYVNGPRRLPVRVAVLNDDFRANVELNGAEYAGGRWNGVRWRADANGIAHGTLSDDQGDAVDRLPQSVFPFATSECELAGESEKFAPAWVLADRAPHDRPHWLYVDKTSGLISHEVTREGARTIVTSFEDFEPLGTLRRPRRWHVTDGNRTNDLDVRVDAIEPAQLAPRDVAIPPTQRTFRAPNARDGTVVLPVHFRGRTIFVDAGVDGRRAQFVLDTGTASITLDSGYAGRRGWSPVLEHATVPHMTVGALALDDVSTLAIPINIGYSIGGILGYDFFVGHVVHVDYANERVEVMTTEAAAPVFRDGKATVIPADFDEGVPLVRAAFGSAVGDRFALDTGSPHLYVLAPFEQRYKTAIDALWTPASFGRQSTAEEVYLEGSIVVSARRVASFTLGPQRFDDVLVGIQQPNAARDAIDIALDGIVGTDQMRDFDWWFDYDGGRIAVRRNGLR